The proteins below come from a single Triticum dicoccoides isolate Atlit2015 ecotype Zavitan unplaced genomic scaffold, WEW_v2.0 scaffold60699, whole genome shotgun sequence genomic window:
- the LOC119347224 gene encoding uncharacterized protein LOC119347224: MSNYHDDHVEDMEDDYDMDDPAEDMVDAHHERGLRDSDSEDDEYAHSNDKIPDTSAADARKGKDIQGIPWERLAITRENYRQTRLEQYKNYENIPNSGEAAAKECKPTVKGGMYYEFRQNTRSVKSTILHFQLRNLVWATSKHDVYLMSHYSVLHWSALSGVDTELMNVQGHVAPREKHPGSLLEGFSQTQVSTLAVKDNLLVAGGFQGELICKHLDREGISFCCRTTYDDNAITNAVEIFNTASGAVHFMASNNDSGVRDYDMERFQLCKHFQFDWPVNV; encoded by the exons ATGTCCAATTATCACGACGATCACGTCGAAGACATGGAGGATGATTATGACATGGACGACCCCGCTGAGGACATGGTTGACGCCCACCACGAGCGAGGTTTAAGAGACTCCGATTCGGAGGATGACGAGTATGCCCATTCG AATGATAAGATCCCAGATACTTCGGCAGCGGATGCAAGAAAAGGGAAAGACATCCAAGGAATACCATGGGAGAGGCTAGCTATCACAAGGGAAAACTACAGACAGACCAGATTAGAGCAGTACAAAAACTATGAGAACATTCCTAATTCTGGAGAAGCAGCAGCCAAG GAATGCAAACCGACTGTGAAAGGTGGAATGTATTATGAATTCAGACAAAATACTAGATCAGTAAAATCAACCATCCTACATTTTCAG CTGAGAAATTTAGTATGGGCTACATCCAAGCATGACGTCTACCTAATGTCACATTACTCAGTGCTTCACTGGTCAGCGTTGAGTGGTGTGGACACTGAACTTATGAATGTCCAAGGTCATGTGGCACCAAGGGAG AAGCACCCTGGAAGTCTATTAGAGGGTTTTTCTCAGACTCAAGTTAGTACCTTGGCAGTCAAGGACAATTTGCTGGTAGCTGGTGGATTTCAAGGGGAGCTAATCTGCAAG CACCTTGATCGAGAAGGAATAAGCTTTTGCTGTCGAACAACATATGATGATAATGCTATTACTAATGCAGTTGAGATATTCAATACTGCTAG TGGTGCTGTTCATTTCATGGCATCGAATAATGACTCCGGTGTAAGGGATTATGACATGGAGAGATTCCAGTTATGCAAGCACTTTCAGTTTGATTGGCCAGTGAAT